In a single window of the Harpia harpyja isolate bHarHar1 chromosome 3, bHarHar1 primary haplotype, whole genome shotgun sequence genome:
- the SERPINA10 gene encoding protein Z-dependent protease inhibitor isoform X2 encodes MKTGIYLLLLSEMCVEIIKAGIKPKIPKKEKESNFLERNKNVNISEEWHYRKNISKPIEDQGLEEFTLHNFTEKTANFGFNLYRKIAMTHDNNVIIAPLSVSALMTAYMLAAKGETHRQIVKGLDLHALKDRVDRHHLPALFKQLKDNITMNEELLLVQGTLSFIQKDFRLKESFLNLSKQYFDMEFLRVDFQNFTQAKRVINQNINKRTKGKIPDLFEELDRHNKLLLVDYIVFKGKWVYPFNSEFTEIETFHINKYRSVQVPMMFKSDKVNSTFDENLRCTVIKLPYKGKAHMLIVIPEKEGDYISIEDHLTTELVESWLGNMKTRKVDISFPKFKLEQKYKMKKLLHALGIKNLFTRTADLSHLTDQGYVAVSQVVQKAVIEVDEEGTEATAATGSEITAFTVPPVIKVDRPFLFMIFEETFKTLLFIGRVVDPTEM; translated from the exons ATGAAAACAGGAATTTACCTACTTCTCTTAAGTGAAATGTGTGTTGAAATCATCAAGGCTGGCATCAAACCTAAAattccaaagaaggaaaaagagagtaatttcttggaaagaaataaaaatgtcaatatttCTGAAGAGTGGCATTATCGTAAAAATATCTCTAAGCCTATTGAAGACCAAGGTCTTGAAGAGTTCACACTTCACAACTTTACTGAAAAGACTGCAAATTTTGGATTTAACCTCTACAGAAAAATTGCAATGACACATGATAATAATGTAATCATTGCTCCCCTTTCTGTATCAGCTCTCATGACTGCATATATGCTGGCAGCCAAAGGGGAAACACACAGACAAATAGTAAAAGGTCTAGACCTCCATGCTTTGAAGGACAGAGTGGATCGCCATCATTTACCAGCTTTGTTTAAACAACTGAAAGATAACATCACAATGAATGAAGAACTTCTCCTTGTGCAAGGTACTCTTTCTTTTATCCAAAAGGACTTCAGACTCAAGGAGTCTTTCCTCAATTTATCTAAGCAGTACTTTGATATGGAATTCCTGAGAGTGGACTTTCAAAACTTCACACAGGCAAAACGTGTCATAAatcaaaacataaacaaaaggaCCAAAGGAAAAATTCCAGACCTTTTTGAAGAGCTTGACCGCCATAATAAACTGCTACTTGTGGACTACATTGTCTTTAAAG GCAAGTGGGTCTATCCATTTAATTCCGAATTCACAGAAATTGAGACTTTCCACATAAACAAATACAGAAGCGTACAGGTACCCATGATGTTCAAGTCAGATAAAGTTAATTCAACTTTTGATGAGAATTTAAGATGCACTGTGATAAAGCTACCCTACAAAGGGAAAGCCCACATGCTGATTGTCATCCCAGAAAAAGAGGGAGATTACATTTCAATTGAAGACCATTTGACTACAGAGCTTGTGGAATCCTGGCTTGGAAACATGAAAACCAG aaaagtggatatttcatttccaaagttCAAACTAgagcaaaaatacaaaatgaagaaattgcTTCATGCTCTTggaattaaaaatctctttacaCGTACAGCAGATCTTAGTCATCTCACAGATCAAGGATATGTAGCAGTTTCACAG GTTGTCCAAAAGGCAGTAATTGAAGTGGATGAAGAAGGAACTGAGGCCACAGCAGCTACTGGGTCAGAAATAACTGCATTCACAGTGCCTCCTGTCATCAAAGTGGACCGACCGTTCCTTTTTATGATTTTtgaagaaacttttaaaacattactCTTCATTGGCAGGGTGGTTGATCCAACAGAAATGTGA
- the SERPINA10 gene encoding protein Z-dependent protease inhibitor isoform X1, which translates to MKTGIYLLLLSEMCVEIIKAGIKPKIPKKEKESNFLERNKNVNISEEWHYRKNISKPIEDQGLEEFTLHNFTEKTANFGFNLYRKIAMTHDNNVIIAPLSVSALMTAYMLAAKGETHRQIVKGLDLHALKDRVDRHHLPALFKQLKDNITMNEELLLVQGTLSFIQKDFRLKESFLNLSKQYFDMEFLRVDFQNFTQAKRVINQNINKRTKGKIPDLFEELDRHNKLLLVDYIVFKGKWVYPFNSEFTEIETFHINKYRSVQVPMMFKSDKVNSTFDENLRCTVIKLPYKGKAHMLIVIPEKEGDYISIEDHLTTELVESWLGNMKTSRKVDISFPKFKLEQKYKMKKLLHALGIKNLFTRTADLSHLTDQGYVAVSQVVQKAVIEVDEEGTEATAATGSEITAFTVPPVIKVDRPFLFMIFEETFKTLLFIGRVVDPTEM; encoded by the exons ATGAAAACAGGAATTTACCTACTTCTCTTAAGTGAAATGTGTGTTGAAATCATCAAGGCTGGCATCAAACCTAAAattccaaagaaggaaaaagagagtaatttcttggaaagaaataaaaatgtcaatatttCTGAAGAGTGGCATTATCGTAAAAATATCTCTAAGCCTATTGAAGACCAAGGTCTTGAAGAGTTCACACTTCACAACTTTACTGAAAAGACTGCAAATTTTGGATTTAACCTCTACAGAAAAATTGCAATGACACATGATAATAATGTAATCATTGCTCCCCTTTCTGTATCAGCTCTCATGACTGCATATATGCTGGCAGCCAAAGGGGAAACACACAGACAAATAGTAAAAGGTCTAGACCTCCATGCTTTGAAGGACAGAGTGGATCGCCATCATTTACCAGCTTTGTTTAAACAACTGAAAGATAACATCACAATGAATGAAGAACTTCTCCTTGTGCAAGGTACTCTTTCTTTTATCCAAAAGGACTTCAGACTCAAGGAGTCTTTCCTCAATTTATCTAAGCAGTACTTTGATATGGAATTCCTGAGAGTGGACTTTCAAAACTTCACACAGGCAAAACGTGTCATAAatcaaaacataaacaaaaggaCCAAAGGAAAAATTCCAGACCTTTTTGAAGAGCTTGACCGCCATAATAAACTGCTACTTGTGGACTACATTGTCTTTAAAG GCAAGTGGGTCTATCCATTTAATTCCGAATTCACAGAAATTGAGACTTTCCACATAAACAAATACAGAAGCGTACAGGTACCCATGATGTTCAAGTCAGATAAAGTTAATTCAACTTTTGATGAGAATTTAAGATGCACTGTGATAAAGCTACCCTACAAAGGGAAAGCCCACATGCTGATTGTCATCCCAGAAAAAGAGGGAGATTACATTTCAATTGAAGACCATTTGACTACAGAGCTTGTGGAATCCTGGCTTGGAAACATGAAAACCAG cagaaaagtggatatttcatttccaaagttCAAACTAgagcaaaaatacaaaatgaagaaattgcTTCATGCTCTTggaattaaaaatctctttacaCGTACAGCAGATCTTAGTCATCTCACAGATCAAGGATATGTAGCAGTTTCACAG GTTGTCCAAAAGGCAGTAATTGAAGTGGATGAAGAAGGAACTGAGGCCACAGCAGCTACTGGGTCAGAAATAACTGCATTCACAGTGCCTCCTGTCATCAAAGTGGACCGACCGTTCCTTTTTATGATTTTtgaagaaacttttaaaacattactCTTCATTGGCAGGGTGGTTGATCCAACAGAAATGTGA